A stretch of Vannielia litorea DNA encodes these proteins:
- a CDS encoding ABC transporter permease produces MKRTPLDHLLDWSGRILVALILGFVLLPFVVVLIASFNHSSILSFPPQDWSLRWYARVFEYDDFADGAKNSLVIAAFGSTLALIAGTGFAYVLNRYEFRGKATLHAVLMSSLVIPNFTIGLGLLILAASVSIPRSMGLLVFLHITIVLPFVVRSVYVSLQNFERQLEAAAESLGAAPRRVLLTVTLPLLLPGLAAGWLFAAILSFNEFTASLFLVNQRTQTLPVAMYNYVREYADPTLAALSVLYVVAVAAMLILAHVIFRLEKVLNVD; encoded by the coding sequence ATGAAACGCACGCCCCTCGATCACCTGCTCGACTGGTCCGGCCGCATTCTCGTGGCGCTGATCCTCGGCTTCGTGCTGCTGCCCTTCGTGGTGGTGCTCATCGCCTCCTTCAACCACTCCAGCATCCTCAGCTTCCCGCCGCAGGACTGGTCGCTGCGGTGGTATGCGAGGGTTTTCGAGTATGACGACTTTGCCGACGGGGCGAAGAACTCCCTCGTCATCGCCGCCTTCGGCTCCACCCTGGCGCTGATCGCGGGCACCGGCTTTGCCTACGTGCTCAACCGCTACGAATTTCGCGGCAAGGCGACATTGCACGCGGTGCTGATGTCGTCGCTGGTGATCCCCAACTTCACCATCGGCCTCGGCCTGCTGATCCTCGCGGCCTCCGTCTCGATCCCGCGCAGCATGGGGCTGCTGGTGTTCCTGCACATCACCATCGTGCTGCCCTTCGTGGTGCGCTCGGTCTACGTGAGCCTGCAGAACTTCGAGCGCCAGCTCGAGGCCGCCGCCGAAAGCCTCGGCGCCGCGCCGCGCCGGGTGCTGCTCACCGTCACCCTGCCGCTGCTGCTGCCCGGCCTCGCCGCCGGCTGGCTCTTTGCCGCGATCCTGTCGTTCAACGAGTTCACCGCCTCGCTCTTCCTGGTCAACCAGCGCACCCAGACGCTGCCCGTGGCCATGTACAACTACGTGCGCGAATACGCCGACCCCACGCTGGCCGCCCTCTCGGTGCTCTACGTGGTGGCCGTCGCCGCGATGCTGATCCTCGCGCATGTCATCTTCCGGCTCGAAAAGGTCTTGAATGTTGATTGA
- a CDS encoding ABC transporter ATP-binding protein encodes MLIDPKLHQPAGAVPAQPPARTAVKIDGVSKSFDGTLALEPSWLKVRKGEFLTLLGPSGCGKTTLLNLVAGFLEPDKGELFIDDALVTQVPVHRREIGIVFQNYALFPHMDVVRNVEYGLRTRGVAASEARARAMETLRLVKLEQFADRRPRQLSGGQQQRVALARALVIRPKVLLLDEPFSALDRNLRAAMQIELKEIQQGLGVTTIFVTHDQGEALSMSDRIAVMSKGRIRQIGTPEEIYASPADRFVGTFVGDANLLNGTVTARESGTLTLDLAGTSLTLPESAAPEAGAGAQVELFARPEACRLVARGTPGALPATVSFAVYQGAHVELHLACPAAVDGQLMLRLPVGNLPKVGEAVAVALPEAPVVFTGASQ; translated from the coding sequence ATGTTGATTGATCCCAAGCTGCACCAGCCCGCCGGGGCCGTGCCCGCCCAGCCTCCCGCCCGGACCGCCGTCAAGATCGACGGCGTATCCAAGAGCTTCGATGGCACCCTGGCGCTGGAGCCCTCCTGGCTGAAGGTCCGCAAGGGCGAGTTTCTCACCCTGCTCGGCCCCTCGGGCTGCGGCAAGACCACGCTGCTGAATCTCGTCGCGGGGTTTCTGGAGCCCGACAAGGGCGAGCTGTTCATCGACGATGCGCTGGTGACCCAGGTGCCGGTGCACCGCCGCGAGATCGGGATCGTCTTCCAGAACTACGCGCTGTTTCCGCACATGGATGTGGTCAGGAACGTCGAATACGGGCTGCGCACGCGCGGCGTGGCGGCATCGGAGGCCCGCGCGCGGGCGATGGAGACCCTCCGGCTGGTGAAGCTCGAGCAATTCGCGGACCGGCGACCCAGGCAGCTTTCGGGCGGGCAGCAGCAGCGCGTGGCCCTGGCCCGCGCGCTGGTGATCCGGCCCAAGGTGCTGCTGCTCGACGAGCCGTTCTCGGCGCTCGACCGCAACCTCAGGGCCGCCATGCAGATCGAGCTGAAGGAGATCCAGCAGGGGCTCGGTGTGACCACCATCTTCGTCACCCACGACCAGGGCGAGGCGCTCTCCATGTCCGACCGGATCGCGGTGATGTCGAAGGGCCGCATCCGCCAGATCGGCACGCCCGAGGAGATCTACGCCAGCCCCGCCGACCGCTTCGTGGGCACCTTCGTGGGCGACGCCAACCTGCTCAACGGTACCGTCACTGCCCGCGAGTCCGGCACTCTCACCCTCGACCTCGCGGGCACCTCCCTGACCCTCCCCGAAAGCGCCGCCCCCGAGGCCGGTGCCGGGGCGCAGGTCGAGCTCTTCGCCCGCCCCGAGGCCTGCCGGCTCGTCGCTCGCGGCACCCCCGGCGCCCTGCCGGCCACGGTGAGCTTTGCCGTCTACCAGGGCGCCCATGTCGAGCTGCATCTGGCCTGCCCGGCCGCCGTGGACGGGCAGCTGATGCTGCGCCTGCCGGTGGGCAACCTGCCGAAGGTGGGCGAAGCGGTGGCCGTGGCGCTGCCCGAGGCACCGGTCGTCTTCACGGGAGCGTCGCAATGA
- a CDS encoding NAD(P)H-quinone oxidoreductase, translating to MKAIVASQPGGPEVLRLTDRERPEPGPGEVLIAVAAAGVNRPDIMQRSGALPAPPGVTDVLGLEVCGTVIALGEGVESPAPGATVMALLNGGGYAEYAIASAALCLPVPEGISPTEAAVLPEGLFTLWHNLFERGRLAPGETVLIHGGASGIGTLGIQLAQAVGAQVITTAGGAEKCARLEAMGARAIDYRKGPHAAPVLELTGGRGVEVVLDITGGEALAQNLDCLAPEGRHVSLSFMAGPQAQVDLSKVMRKGLWLTSSTLRPKPAHEKARLARAVTRHLLPLLGPGKVAPVLSRSFPLAEAAQAHRWLEGGENFGKVALDVAALPD from the coding sequence ATGAAAGCCATCGTCGCCAGCCAGCCCGGCGGCCCCGAGGTGCTCCGGCTGACCGACCGCGAGCGCCCCGAGCCCGGACCGGGCGAGGTGCTCATCGCCGTGGCCGCCGCCGGGGTGAACCGGCCCGACATCATGCAGCGCTCCGGCGCCTTGCCGGCCCCGCCCGGCGTGACCGATGTGCTGGGGCTCGAGGTCTGCGGCACCGTCATCGCGCTGGGCGAGGGGGTCGAGAGCCCCGCCCCGGGCGCAACCGTCATGGCCCTGCTGAACGGCGGCGGCTATGCCGAATACGCCATCGCCTCCGCCGCTCTCTGCCTGCCGGTGCCCGAGGGCATCAGCCCCACCGAGGCCGCCGTACTCCCCGAAGGCCTCTTCACCCTCTGGCACAACCTCTTCGAGCGCGGCCGCCTCGCGCCGGGCGAAACCGTGCTGATCCACGGCGGCGCCTCGGGCATCGGCACGCTGGGCATCCAGCTTGCGCAGGCCGTGGGCGCGCAGGTCATCACCACCGCCGGCGGCGCCGAGAAATGCGCCCGGCTGGAGGCCATGGGCGCCCGCGCCATCGACTACCGCAAAGGCCCCCATGCCGCGCCCGTGCTGGAGCTGACCGGGGGCAGGGGGGTCGAGGTGGTGCTCGACATCACCGGCGGCGAGGCCCTGGCGCAGAACCTCGACTGCCTGGCGCCCGAAGGCCGCCACGTGAGCCTGTCGTTCATGGCCGGGCCGCAGGCGCAGGTCGACCTGTCGAAGGTCATGCGCAAGGGCCTCTGGCTCACCTCCTCCACGCTGCGCCCCAAGCCTGCCCACGAGAAGGCCCGGCTGGCCCGCGCCGTCACCCGCCACCTGCTGCCGCTCCTCGGCCCCGGCAAGGTGGCGCCCGTGCTCTCCCGCAGCTTTCCGCTGGCCGAGGCGGCCCAGGCGCATCGCTGGCTCGAGGGCGGCGAGAACTTCGGCAAGGTGGCGCTCGACGTCGCCGCGCTCCCCGATTGA
- a CDS encoding RidA family protein, translating to MEHHRIRPFNTRDTYPEQKLDNDLAQGVVTRGGRIVWLRGQCPQELDTAENIASHDPVEQTHRVMQNIRQLIEEAGGRMEHLVKVVVYITDVRHREAVYRTMGEYIKGVHPVSTGLVVQALARPEWLVEIDGTAVIPD from the coding sequence ATGGAACATCACCGCATCCGCCCCTTCAACACGCGCGACACCTACCCCGAGCAGAAGCTCGACAACGACCTCGCGCAGGGCGTCGTCACCCGTGGCGGCAGGATCGTCTGGCTGCGCGGACAGTGCCCGCAGGAGCTGGACACCGCAGAGAACATCGCGAGCCATGACCCGGTGGAGCAGACCCACAGGGTGATGCAGAACATCCGGCAGCTGATCGAGGAGGCCGGCGGGCGGATGGAGCACCTGGTGAAGGTGGTGGTCTACATCACCGACGTGCGCCACCGCGAGGCGGTCTACCGGACGATGGGCGAGTACATCAAGGGCGTGCACCCCGTCTCCACCGGGCTGGTGGTGCAGGCGCTGGCCCGGCCCGAGTGGCTGGTCGAGATCGACGGCACCGCCGTCATCCCCGACTGA
- a CDS encoding DUF1028 domain-containing protein, which yields MTFSLVAHCPQTGQFGMVVSSSSPAVAARCAHARAGVGVVASQNVTDPRLGPHALDLMERGATAREAVSILERTGSHMEYRQVLAVGKSGQSAVYSGEKVLGLWSSAQGNDVAAAGNLLADAGVPEVMVGRFLHSAGPLGDRLIGALRAGLEAGGEAGPVHSAGLLLVDRQSWPLAELRIDWTDACPVTALEAAWATYKPQMADYVARALDPSAAPSYGVPGDA from the coding sequence ATGACCTTTTCCCTCGTGGCCCATTGCCCGCAGACAGGCCAGTTCGGCATGGTCGTCTCGTCCTCCTCGCCCGCGGTGGCGGCGCGCTGCGCCCATGCGCGCGCCGGCGTGGGCGTGGTGGCCTCGCAAAACGTGACCGACCCGCGCCTGGGCCCCCATGCGCTCGACCTGATGGAACGCGGCGCGACCGCCCGCGAGGCGGTGTCGATCCTCGAGCGCACCGGCTCGCACATGGAATACCGGCAGGTTCTGGCGGTGGGGAAGTCGGGGCAAAGCGCCGTCTACTCCGGCGAGAAGGTGCTGGGGCTCTGGTCCTCCGCGCAGGGCAATGATGTGGCGGCGGCGGGCAACCTGCTGGCCGATGCGGGCGTGCCCGAGGTGATGGTGGGCCGCTTCCTGCACAGCGCCGGGCCGCTGGGCGACCGGCTGATCGGGGCGCTGCGTGCCGGGCTGGAGGCGGGTGGCGAGGCGGGGCCGGTGCATTCGGCCGGGCTCCTGCTGGTCGACAGGCAGAGCTGGCCGCTCGCGGAGCTGCGCATCGACTGGACGGACGCCTGCCCGGTCACGGCGCTCGAAGCCGCCTGGGCCACCTACAAGCCCCAGATGGCCGACTACGTGGCCCGCGCGCTCGACCCCTCCGCCGCACCCTCCTACGGCGTGCCGGGCGACGCGTGA
- a CDS encoding LysR family transcriptional regulator: MPLRFTLRQLEYFVAVGEAGSISLASEKVNVSAPSMSSAIAQLEAGFGVQLFTRRHAQGSVLTEPGQAFMEQAKKILAEADKLNDLAHIVSDTVRGSLRVGCLRTFAQILIPQLRRQFEDKYADVDFSQLELDQAEIFEGLRSARIDIALTYDLALVSDIAFEPLVKLPPYVMLPPEHALASRSTLDLADLVDHPMVLLDLPHSSDYFLSLFRSLGRRPQIIERTREMAVQRSLVANGFGFGLANMRTVSDTAPDGKPLIFLPLSGNPEPLNLGIATTRAVHVSRRVQAFIDHCHDLVDARRLPGLVT, encoded by the coding sequence ATGCCCCTGCGTTTCACCCTGCGACAGCTCGAATACTTCGTGGCCGTGGGCGAGGCCGGAAGCATCTCGCTGGCCTCCGAAAAGGTGAATGTCTCGGCGCCCTCCATGTCCTCGGCCATCGCCCAGCTCGAGGCGGGGTTCGGCGTGCAGCTCTTCACCCGCCGCCACGCCCAGGGCTCGGTGTTGACCGAGCCGGGCCAGGCCTTCATGGAGCAGGCGAAGAAGATCCTCGCCGAAGCCGACAAGCTCAACGACCTCGCCCACATCGTCTCCGACACGGTGCGCGGCTCGCTCCGGGTGGGCTGCCTGCGGACCTTCGCGCAGATCCTCATCCCCCAGCTGCGCCGCCAGTTCGAGGACAAATATGCCGATGTGGATTTCAGCCAGCTCGAGCTCGACCAGGCCGAGATCTTCGAGGGCCTGCGCAGCGCCCGGATCGACATCGCGCTGACCTACGACCTGGCCCTGGTGAGCGACATCGCCTTCGAGCCGCTGGTCAAGCTGCCACCCTACGTGATGCTGCCGCCCGAGCATGCGCTGGCCAGCCGCAGCACGTTGGACCTGGCCGATCTCGTCGATCACCCGATGGTGCTGCTCGACCTGCCGCACAGCTCCGATTACTTCCTGTCGCTCTTCCGCAGCCTCGGGCGGCGGCCGCAGATCATCGAGCGGACGCGCGAGATGGCGGTGCAGCGCAGCCTCGTGGCCAACGGCTTCGGCTTCGGTCTGGCCAACATGCGCACGGTCTCCGACACCGCGCCCGACGGCAAGCCGCTGATCTTCCTGCCGCTCTCGGGCAATCCCGAGCCGCTGAACCTGGGCATCGCCACCACGCGGGCGGTGCATGTGTCACGTCGGGTGCAGGCCTTCATCGACCATTGCCACGACCTGGTGGACGCCCGAAGGCTGCCCGGCCTCGTAACCTAG
- a CDS encoding TRAP transporter permease, with product MAEERRSMDDIRELSADELQAIEEEFDPELRFRLLVWPLTLATGAILFVLSCYHFYTAGFGIPQATVHRGLHLGVTLLVVFLSFSAFGRKELGNSALTPLGLPLYDWVLGLAGLAAALYVPWIYADLAFRVGNPLPIDVVMGTILIVVLLEAVRRSMGWPLPVIAMLFIAYAYFGKSMPGIFVHPGASWSNIVNHLYLTSQGIYGTALGVIATYVFHFVLFGVMATRIGLGQLFIDIASALAGRYAGGPAKVSVLSSALLGSISGSSIANTVTTGSLTIPAMIRIGYPRHFAAAVEAAASTGGQITPPVMGAVAFLMIEYLGVPLTTILTAALVPAFMHFFGVLVQVHLEARRLGLRGLSPAELPNAWKVLKAGWLSVVPLIILVAVLLSGRTPFAAAFYSISACIVVMAIQQVMASGLLGGIKGTLHGVWEGFILGARQSLSVTAAAALVGVVIGVVTLTGVGFKIAYMVTSIAQGWAVSLQETLAFLPFEVMSVDGMTLLFTLILTAIVCILMGCGIPTTANYIIMVAVAAPILGMLGVQQMVAHYFVFYYGVLADVTPPVAMAAYAGAGIANANAFKAGNTAFRLSMGKALVPFVFAFQPALLIVTDGFTWEAFSLAFFGAVAGIWILASAVSGWLYAPLWRIERLVLTFAAILLVAPSLTATAIGLALVVPTALRQLLPRLRASGAA from the coding sequence ATGGCCGAAGAGCGCAGATCCATGGATGACATCCGCGAACTGAGTGCCGACGAGCTTCAGGCGATCGAAGAGGAATTCGACCCGGAGCTGCGGTTCCGCCTGCTGGTCTGGCCGCTGACGCTGGCCACCGGCGCGATCCTCTTCGTGCTCTCCTGCTACCACTTCTACACCGCGGGCTTCGGCATTCCGCAGGCCACGGTGCATCGCGGGCTGCACCTCGGCGTGACGCTGCTGGTGGTGTTCCTCAGCTTCTCCGCCTTCGGCCGAAAGGAGCTGGGCAACTCCGCCCTCACCCCGCTGGGCCTGCCGCTCTACGACTGGGTGCTGGGCCTCGCAGGCCTCGCGGCCGCGCTCTACGTGCCCTGGATCTACGCCGATCTCGCCTTCCGCGTCGGCAACCCGCTGCCCATCGACGTGGTCATGGGCACCATCCTCATCGTGGTGCTGCTCGAAGCGGTGCGCCGCTCGATGGGCTGGCCCCTGCCGGTGATCGCGATGCTCTTCATCGCCTATGCCTATTTCGGCAAGTCCATGCCCGGCATCTTCGTGCATCCCGGCGCGAGCTGGTCGAACATCGTCAACCACCTCTACCTGACCTCGCAGGGCATCTACGGCACCGCGCTCGGCGTGATCGCCACCTATGTGTTCCACTTCGTGCTCTTCGGCGTCATGGCCACCCGGATCGGGCTGGGCCAGCTCTTCATCGACATCGCCTCCGCGCTCGCCGGCCGCTACGCGGGCGGCCCGGCCAAGGTTTCGGTGCTGTCCTCGGCGCTGCTGGGCTCGATCTCGGGTTCCTCCATCGCCAACACCGTCACCACCGGCTCGCTGACGATTCCGGCGATGATCCGGATCGGCTACCCCCGCCACTTCGCCGCCGCCGTGGAGGCCGCCGCCTCGACCGGCGGGCAGATCACGCCGCCGGTCATGGGGGCCGTGGCCTTTCTGATGATCGAATACCTCGGCGTGCCGCTCACCACGATCCTGACCGCCGCGCTGGTGCCTGCCTTCATGCACTTCTTCGGGGTGCTGGTGCAGGTTCACCTCGAAGCCCGCCGCCTCGGGCTGCGCGGCCTGTCGCCCGCTGAACTGCCCAACGCCTGGAAGGTGCTGAAGGCCGGCTGGCTCTCGGTGGTGCCGCTCATCATCCTCGTGGCGGTGCTGCTCTCGGGGCGCACCCCCTTTGCCGCCGCCTTCTACTCGATCTCGGCCTGCATCGTCGTGATGGCGATCCAGCAGGTCATGGCCTCGGGCCTCCTCGGTGGCATCAAGGGCACGCTGCACGGCGTCTGGGAGGGCTTCATCCTCGGTGCCAGGCAGTCGCTCTCGGTCACCGCCGCCGCCGCGCTCGTGGGCGTGGTCATCGGCGTGGTCACCCTCACCGGCGTGGGCTTCAAGATCGCCTACATGGTGACCTCCATCGCCCAGGGCTGGGCCGTGAGCTTGCAGGAGACGCTGGCCTTCCTGCCTTTCGAGGTGATGAGCGTCGACGGCATGACCCTGCTCTTCACGCTGATCCTGACGGCGATCGTCTGCATCCTGATGGGCTGCGGCATCCCGACCACGGCGAACTACATCATCATGGTCGCGGTGGCCGCGCCGATCCTCGGCATGCTGGGCGTCCAGCAGATGGTGGCGCATTACTTCGTGTTCTACTACGGCGTGCTCGCGGATGTGACGCCCCCTGTGGCGATGGCGGCCTATGCGGGCGCGGGCATCGCCAATGCCAATGCCTTCAAGGCAGGCAACACCGCCTTCCGGCTCTCGATGGGCAAGGCACTGGTGCCCTTCGTCTTCGCCTTCCAGCCGGCGCTGCTGATCGTGACCGACGGCTTTACCTGGGAGGCCTTCTCGCTGGCCTTCTTCGGCGCGGTCGCGGGCATCTGGATCCTGGCCTCGGCGGTGTCGGGCTGGCTCTACGCGCCGCTCTGGCGCATCGAGCGGCTGGTGCTGACCTTCGCGGCGATCCTGCTGGTGGCCCCGAGCCTGACCGCAACCGCCATCGGCCTCGCGCTCGTCGTGCCCACGGCGCTGCGGCAGCTTCTGCCGCGTCTGCGGGCCAGCGGCGCGGCCTAG
- a CDS encoding TAXI family TRAP transporter solute-binding subunit translates to MKPLNMLTGAAIALGLTVSAASAQEMAFFRIGTGGTAGTYYPIGGLLANAISNPPGSRGCDEGGSCGVPGLVASALSANGSVANINAIAGGTLESGFSQSDVATWAYTGTGIWEGKEPVESLRAIANLYPESIHLVASAGSGISSVADLKGKKVSMDEPGSGTLVDAKIILEGYGLSEADIQPEYLKPDQAADRMRDGAMDAFFFVGGYPAGAISELASQHDVKLVPISCEEAPSICETYGFFAADTVPGGTYEGNADDVNTLSVGAQWITSADQPEDLIYGITKALWNDNTRKQLDAGHAKGKSITKETALNGVGIPLHPGAEKFYKEAGLLK, encoded by the coding sequence TTCCGCAGCCTCGGCGCAGGAAATGGCCTTCTTCCGCATCGGCACCGGCGGCACGGCGGGCACCTACTACCCGATCGGCGGCCTGCTGGCCAACGCCATCTCCAACCCGCCGGGCTCGCGCGGCTGCGACGAGGGCGGCTCCTGCGGCGTGCCCGGTCTCGTGGCCTCGGCGCTCTCGGCCAACGGCTCCGTGGCCAACATCAACGCCATCGCCGGCGGTACGCTCGAATCGGGCTTCTCGCAGTCGGACGTGGCGACCTGGGCCTATACCGGCACCGGCATCTGGGAGGGCAAGGAGCCCGTCGAGAGCCTGCGCGCCATCGCCAACCTCTACCCCGAGAGCATCCACCTCGTGGCCTCGGCGGGCTCGGGCATCAGCTCGGTGGCCGACCTGAAGGGCAAGAAGGTGTCGATGGACGAGCCGGGCTCCGGCACGCTGGTTGACGCCAAGATCATCCTCGAGGGATACGGCCTGAGCGAGGCCGACATCCAGCCCGAGTACCTCAAGCCCGACCAGGCCGCCGACCGCATGCGCGACGGCGCGATGGACGCCTTCTTCTTCGTCGGCGGCTACCCCGCCGGCGCGATCTCGGAGCTGGCCAGCCAGCACGATGTGAAGCTGGTGCCGATCTCCTGCGAGGAAGCGCCGTCGATCTGCGAGACCTACGGCTTCTTCGCCGCCGACACGGTGCCCGGTGGCACCTACGAGGGCAACGCCGATGACGTGAACACGCTCTCGGTGGGCGCGCAGTGGATCACCAGCGCCGACCAGCCCGAAGACCTGATCTACGGCATCACCAAGGCGCTGTGGAACGACAACACCCGCAAGCAACTCGACGCCGGCCACGCCAAGGGCAAGTCGATCACCAAGGAGACCGCGCTGAACGGCGTCGGCATCCCGCTGCATCCGGGCGCCGAGAAGTTCTACAAGGAAGCCGGCCTGCTGAAGTGA